From Amycolatopsis sp. YIM 10, the proteins below share one genomic window:
- a CDS encoding GMC family oxidoreductase, with translation MAERETFDYVIVGAGSAGCVLANRLSADPSVSVLLLEAGGEDTDDEFHIPAAFPSLFKTQHDWNYETVEQKYLGKTSYWPRGKVLGGCSSINAMIYIRGNRADYDRWRDEHGAAGWGYEDVLPYFIRAEGNTRLGGPLHGTDGPLHVEDRVFTHELSHAWVNSATTWGLKPTDDFNGENQEGAGLYQVTCRRGRRWSTADAYLRPALTRKNLVVRTHAQTTKVLLDGTKAIGVSYLDKGADRPVYAEREVLLSGGAVNSPQLLMLSGIGPAEHLRELGIDVAVALPGVGENLHDHPAAGIIWATKGTTDLVDAATPAGLVRYQLTKRGPLASNVGEAGGFMPTIDGLAAPDMQFHVAPTLFYDNGMREPTTPGFTSAATLVEVASRGRLRLRSANPLWRPEIDPSYYSEPADFTAMLAGLRTLMEIGRGGELKRYLDRPFLPESHDIDDDALTEHVRQNTQTLYHPVGTCAMGTGELAVVDPELKVRGVENLRVVDASIMPVVPRGNTNAPTVMVAEKAAELISASRA, from the coding sequence GTGGCCGAGCGGGAGACTTTCGACTACGTCATCGTCGGGGCGGGCAGCGCGGGGTGCGTGCTGGCCAACCGGCTGAGCGCGGATCCGTCGGTCAGCGTGCTGCTGCTGGAAGCGGGTGGCGAGGACACCGACGACGAGTTCCACATCCCGGCCGCCTTCCCCTCGCTGTTCAAGACCCAGCACGACTGGAACTACGAGACCGTCGAGCAGAAGTACCTCGGCAAGACGAGCTACTGGCCGCGCGGCAAGGTGCTCGGCGGCTGCTCCTCGATCAACGCGATGATCTACATCCGGGGCAACCGCGCCGACTACGACCGCTGGCGCGATGAGCACGGCGCGGCGGGCTGGGGCTACGAGGACGTGCTGCCCTACTTCATCCGCGCCGAAGGCAACACCCGGCTCGGTGGTCCGCTGCACGGCACCGACGGCCCGCTGCACGTCGAGGACCGCGTGTTCACCCACGAGCTGTCCCACGCCTGGGTGAACTCGGCGACCACCTGGGGACTCAAGCCCACCGACGACTTCAACGGTGAGAACCAGGAGGGCGCGGGGCTCTACCAGGTCACCTGTCGCAGGGGCCGCCGCTGGTCCACCGCCGACGCCTACCTCCGCCCGGCGCTGACCAGGAAGAACCTGGTGGTCCGCACGCACGCGCAGACGACGAAGGTGCTGCTCGACGGCACCAAGGCGATCGGTGTGTCCTATTTGGACAAAGGTGCCGACCGTCCGGTGTACGCCGAGCGGGAGGTCCTGCTCTCCGGCGGCGCGGTCAACTCACCGCAGTTGCTCATGCTGTCCGGGATCGGGCCCGCCGAGCACCTGCGTGAGCTGGGCATCGACGTGGCCGTGGCGCTGCCCGGCGTCGGCGAGAACCTGCACGACCACCCGGCGGCCGGCATCATCTGGGCCACCAAGGGCACCACCGACCTGGTCGACGCCGCCACCCCGGCCGGACTGGTGCGCTACCAGCTCACCAAGCGCGGACCGCTGGCCTCGAACGTCGGCGAGGCGGGCGGGTTCATGCCCACCATCGACGGGCTGGCCGCGCCCGACATGCAGTTCCACGTGGCGCCGACGTTGTTCTACGACAACGGGATGCGTGAGCCGACCACCCCGGGCTTCACCTCCGCGGCCACCCTGGTCGAGGTGGCCAGCCGGGGACGCCTGCGCCTGCGGTCGGCGAATCCCTTGTGGCGTCCCGAAATCGACCCGTCGTACTACTCGGAACCGGCGGACTTCACCGCCATGCTGGCCGGGTTGCGCACGCTGATGGAGATCGGCCGCGGCGGTGAGCTGAAGCGCTACCTGGACCGGCCGTTCCTGCCCGAGAGCCACGACATCGACGACGACGCGCTGACCGAGCACGTGCGGCAGAACACGCAGACGCTGTACCACCCGGTCGGCACCTGCGCGATGGGCACCGGCGAGCTGGCCGTGGTCGATCCAGAACTCAAGGTGCGCGGCGTGGAGAACCTGCGGGTGGTGGACGCGTCGATCATGCCCGTGGTGCCGAGGGGCAACACCAACGCGCCCACCGTGATGGTCGCCGAGAAGGCGGCCGAGCTGATCAGCGCTTCCCGTGCATGA
- a CDS encoding aldehyde dehydrogenase family protein — MTAVQPKPATQETFDSLSPATDEVVGTYPVHTADDVEAAVARARDAAAWWDSLGFGGRAQRLQQWKGVLTRRLQQLCQVVRDETGKPIADAQLESVLAIEHIAWAAKNARKVLGRKRRPAGLLMSNQAATVEYLPLGVVGVIGPWNYPVFTPLGSIAYALAAGNAVVFKPSEFTPGVGKWLVDAFAEVVPEQPVLQLVTGYGATGAALTRAGVDKIAFTGSTATGKKIMAACAETLTPVVIEAGGKDPVLVDEDADLDAAADATVWGAFSNSGQTCIGVERVYVHERVHDEFVAKVVEKSKAVRAGSDHDAQYGPVTMPSQLKVIKQHITDALSRGGKALVGGADAVGDRYAQPTVLVDVPEDAEAVREETFGPTVTIAKVASMDEAVEKANATRYGLAATVFSKSRGMELARRLRTGMAAINAPLSFAGIASLPFGGVGDSGFGRIHGQEGLREFARTKAIARQRFTAPIALTTFDRKEKTDALVAKLITVMHGKR; from the coding sequence ATGACCGCCGTCCAGCCGAAACCCGCCACCCAGGAGACGTTCGACTCGCTGAGCCCGGCCACCGACGAGGTGGTCGGCACCTATCCGGTGCACACGGCCGACGACGTCGAAGCCGCCGTCGCGCGGGCGCGCGACGCGGCCGCCTGGTGGGATTCGCTCGGCTTCGGCGGGCGCGCGCAGCGCCTGCAGCAGTGGAAGGGCGTGCTCACGCGGCGGCTCCAGCAGCTGTGCCAGGTCGTGCGCGACGAGACCGGCAAGCCGATCGCCGACGCGCAGCTGGAGTCGGTGCTGGCCATCGAGCACATCGCGTGGGCGGCCAAGAACGCCCGCAAGGTGCTCGGCCGCAAGCGCCGCCCGGCCGGGCTGCTGATGTCGAACCAGGCCGCGACGGTGGAGTACCTGCCGCTCGGGGTGGTCGGCGTGATCGGGCCGTGGAACTACCCGGTGTTCACCCCGCTCGGCTCGATCGCCTACGCGCTGGCCGCGGGCAACGCCGTGGTGTTCAAGCCGAGCGAGTTCACCCCCGGCGTCGGGAAGTGGCTGGTCGACGCGTTCGCCGAGGTGGTGCCGGAGCAGCCGGTGCTGCAGCTGGTCACCGGCTACGGCGCCACCGGCGCGGCGCTGACCCGCGCGGGCGTGGACAAGATCGCCTTCACCGGGTCCACCGCGACCGGCAAGAAGATCATGGCCGCCTGCGCCGAGACGCTCACCCCGGTGGTCATCGAGGCCGGCGGCAAGGACCCGGTGCTGGTCGACGAGGACGCCGACCTCGACGCCGCGGCCGACGCGACGGTGTGGGGTGCCTTCTCCAACTCGGGCCAGACCTGCATCGGCGTCGAGCGGGTGTACGTCCACGAACGGGTGCACGACGAGTTCGTCGCGAAGGTGGTGGAGAAGAGCAAGGCCGTGCGCGCCGGCTCGGACCACGACGCGCAGTACGGCCCGGTGACCATGCCCTCGCAGCTCAAGGTGATCAAGCAGCACATCACCGATGCCCTGTCGCGCGGCGGAAAGGCGCTGGTCGGCGGGGCCGACGCGGTCGGCGACCGGTACGCCCAGCCGACCGTGCTCGTCGACGTGCCCGAGGACGCCGAAGCGGTGCGCGAGGAGACCTTCGGGCCGACCGTGACCATCGCGAAGGTGGCCTCGATGGACGAAGCCGTCGAGAAGGCCAACGCCACGCGCTACGGCCTGGCCGCGACGGTCTTCTCGAAGTCGCGCGGCATGGAGCTGGCGCGGCGCCTGCGCACCGGCATGGCCGCGATCAACGCGCCGCTGTCCTTCGCGGGCATCGCCTCACTGCCGTTCGGCGGCGTCGGCGACTCCGGCTTCGGCCGCATCCACGGTCAGGAGGGCCTGCGCGAGTTCGCCCGCACCAAGGCCATCGCGCGGCAGCGGTTCACCGCTCCCATCGCGCTGACCACCTTCGACCGCAAGGAGAAGACCGACGCGCTGGTCGCCAAGCTGATCACCGTCATGCACGGGAAGCGCTGA
- a CDS encoding MFS transporter — translation MAESLSRTRGAPQARRMTETLLRHRSYWRWSMGVQLARLPSAMAPLAFTVLTTATTGSYRLGGVMMAVFVVAELAGSVPAGRLLDRIGPSRGLVLFLLCAAAGLGGLAFAASAGASPAVLLVLVVLPGLIAGGLSGGFRALLAGTVSGPLLPRAVSVDAMLIDAVIIGGPLLVALLAGFGAVLPIAAMAVVFAVSALLVPRREAPVPVSGERPPLPIRAAVPWLACQFTIGHLLSTIEVAPFALAQRLGAAEGAAALIITVLSGASIVGGALYAWRGVHLTVSPRAQAITLLGGFIAGGCTVALDLGWPGLLTGVVLIGFCTGPLVTVASVQMQGLLPEGRRSEGFSLTFVVQASGFGLGALTVGVLPLWLAPVFGVASAVLACAILGRGPARVVGTLPATS, via the coding sequence ATGGCCGAATCATTATCGCGCACCCGCGGGGCACCGCAGGCTCGGCGCATGACCGAGACCCTGCTGCGGCACCGTTCCTATTGGCGCTGGTCGATGGGGGTGCAGCTGGCCCGCCTGCCGTCCGCCATGGCACCGCTGGCGTTCACCGTGCTGACCACCGCGACCACCGGTTCCTACCGCCTCGGCGGCGTGATGATGGCCGTTTTTGTGGTGGCCGAGCTGGCCGGTTCGGTACCGGCGGGCCGGTTGCTCGACCGGATCGGGCCGTCCCGCGGGCTGGTGCTCTTCCTGCTGTGCGCGGCGGCCGGGCTCGGTGGACTGGCGTTCGCCGCGTCGGCCGGAGCGTCCCCGGCGGTGCTGCTGGTGCTGGTCGTGCTGCCGGGACTGATCGCGGGCGGACTGTCCGGCGGGTTCCGCGCCCTGCTCGCGGGCACCGTCTCCGGTCCGCTGCTGCCGCGCGCGGTCTCGGTGGACGCCATGCTGATCGACGCGGTGATCATCGGCGGACCGCTGCTGGTCGCCCTGCTCGCCGGGTTCGGCGCGGTGCTGCCGATCGCCGCGATGGCGGTGGTGTTCGCGGTCTCGGCGCTGCTGGTCCCGCGCCGGGAAGCGCCGGTGCCGGTGTCCGGTGAGCGGCCGCCGCTGCCGATCCGCGCGGCCGTGCCGTGGCTGGCCTGCCAGTTCACCATCGGGCACCTGCTGTCCACGATCGAGGTCGCACCGTTCGCGCTGGCGCAGCGGCTCGGTGCTGCCGAAGGCGCGGCGGCGCTGATCATCACCGTGCTCTCCGGCGCGAGCATCGTCGGCGGCGCGCTGTACGCCTGGCGCGGTGTGCACCTGACCGTGTCGCCGCGCGCGCAGGCGATCACCCTGCTGGGCGGGTTCATCGCGGGCGGCTGCACGGTGGCGCTCGACCTCGGCTGGCCCGGCCTGCTCACCGGGGTGGTGCTGATCGGGTTCTGCACCGGTCCGCTGGTCACCGTGGCCTCGGTGCAGATGCAGGGCCTGCTGCCGGAGGGGCGCAGGTCGGAGGGGTTCTCGCTGACCTTCGTGGTGCAGGCGAGCGGGTTCGGGCTCGGCGCGCTGACCGTGGGTGTGCTGCCGTTGTGGCTGGCCCCGGTGTTCGGGGTGGCCAGCGCGGTGCTCGCCTGTGCCATCCTGGGCAGAGGCCCCGCGAGAGTAGTTGGCACGTTGCCAGCAACGTCGTAG